In the genome of Lactuca sativa cultivar Salinas chromosome 3, Lsat_Salinas_v11, whole genome shotgun sequence, the window tcacaggtgttgatatgaagtcacattacactgagagattaaggagatataaatctctagtgataatgaatgtaagttctgtttatgcttatgtttttgtatggacgatgacatcccaaatgttttaaaatgaatgaaaatacttttcttcataaatgccctaataatgtatttatcatgtttcactgggaacaaattccgcacatttttattaaaaagaggtagtctgatttttataaagcataaacaaaatcgatcttttgtggccgtgaaaatggggatgtcacagttaatCCCCCACCATGTCgatattatgtgccacgagaaggctgTTCGCCTTCACCTACCCACCAACGAAACCCTAATCGTTTACGGCGATAAACCGAGTGTAAATCTttgcctcatctcgtgcatcaaggcacaaaagtgtctgtacaaaaaaaaaatcatgtcttTCTAGCCCAGGTAGTGGACAAATAGAAAGAGGAAAAGAACATCAACGATATTTCAGATGTGCGCGACTTCCTAGACGTATTTCCAGAAGACCTCGCGGGGATACCTCCTAGAAGACAGGttgaatttcgaatcgacctgATCCCTGGAGCCTCACCAAtcgccaaatcaccctataggCTAGCCCCTGCAAAAATACAGGAGTTATAGAGCCAACTAAAAGAACTCCTTgataaaggattcatcagatcgagcttctcaccctagggagccccggTCTTGTttatcaaaaagaaggatggatttttcagaatgtgcatcgattatcgagagGTAAATAAGctcaccatcaagaaccgataccctctTCCTCGGATTGACAATCTGTTCTACTAGCTTCAAGGAGCTGGTTACTTTTAAAAAATAGATCTACTGTCCAGATACCATCAACTacaggtccgagaagaagatgttcccaaaactgcattccgaacccgctatggacatttcAAGTtcatagtaatgcccttcggtctaaaaAATGCACCCgaagcattcatggacctcatgaaccgagtttgttgaccattcctcgacaactttgtgatcatcttcatcgatgacatactcatttattcgcgaagcaaagaagagcacaGTCAACGCCTAAGGCAAGTCTTGGAAACTGGAAACGttgtacgcaaaactctccaaatgtgagttctagaTTCGCAGGGTGGAATTCTTAGGGCACATAGTCAGTAAAGAAGGGATACATGTGAAACTCTCTAAGATCAAGGCTATTGAAGGCTGGGCAACCCCAAAGTCGCCAACGGAGATCaggcaattcttgggccttgatggttactataggaggttcatacAGAATTTCTCCAAAATCACCAAGCCTCTCACCACTCTGACTCAAAAGGGCATACCATTCAACTGGATCGGCAAATAAGAAGCTGCTTTTCAGACTCTGAAGCGAGCCCTCAGTAGTGCCCCAGTTTTGACGCTGCCAAAAtgaatggaagatttcgtggtatactgcTATGCTTCCAACCAGGGTTTCGGCTGTGTACTAATACAGCATAGAAAAGTGATTGCCTACGCGTCCAAGCAACTGAAAAACCACGAGGTGAATTACACTACCCACAATCTCGAGCTTGGAGCTATGGTCTTCACTTTAAaattttggaggcactatctttatgTTATGAAGTGCACAATCTATatggaccacaaaagcctccaacacatcttcaatcagaaagaattaaacatgaggTAGCAAAGATAGGTTGAACTGCTCAATgcctacgaatgcgagatcaagtatcatcctggcaaggctaaCCTGGTAGCCAACGCCCTAAGTAGGAAGGATTACTCGGGTCGCCGAGTAAAAACGATGacaataaccattcattcccactTATCTTCACATGTCAAAGGGGCTCAGCTGGCAGCCTCAAAGCCGGAAAACACAACAAGCAAAGCCCTGCAAGGAATGGAGAAAAACTTTGAAACCAAAGAAGACGGAGTTTACTATTTCATGAATTGAGTATGGATCCCAAATTCTGGAGGGTTTAGAGACGTgatcatgaatgaagctcataagacacgatactccatccatccaggatcagataagatgtacctggatatcaaacaatattattggtggccgaacatgaaagcggagatagCTACCTACATGAGCAAGTGCCTGatttgcgcaaaggttaaggtagaATATCAGAAGCATTCGGGACTATTACAAAAACCGatgatacccgagtggaaatggaagcgaataaaaatggattttataaccaaactgcccaaatcAGCTGACGGACTGgatgccatttgggtgattgtccaTCGATTGACTAAATccacccatttcctaccaataaaagaaacatACAAAATGGAGAGATTGACTCGGATCTACATCAAGGAGGtggtaagacttcatggagtgccgataTATATCATCTCTgactgagatagtagattcacctcccgattttggcagtccctccAGAAGGAAATGGGAACTCAACTTGATATGGgcactgcctaccacccccaGAACGATGTCCAAattgagcgaaccattcaaacttTGGAAGACATGCTCTGAGCTTGCGTGATCGATTTTGGAaaagcatgggatattcacttgccgcTAATCGAATTCtaatacaacaacagctaccacacaaGCAATAAAGTCGCTCCTTTCGAGGCCTTGTATGGTTGGAAATGTAGATCCCCTCtttgctgggctgaagtgggagaCACCCAACTAGCAAGGGGGAAAGCACAAAATAGTACACTCATAGGAcctgagatcattcgggaaacaacagagaaaatcgttcaaatcaGGGCACAACtccaagcatcgcgagaccgacagaagagctatgctgacaagaggCGAAAGCCTCTGGAATTTCAAGTTGGCGATCgcgtgctactgaaggtctctccctggaagggGATAATACGGTTTAGGAGTCAGGGAAAATTAAATCCGCGGAACATCGTACCATTCGATATTCTTACCCGAATTGGCCCGGTGGCCTACAGGTTACAACTACCAtcagaacttagcaacatccacCCCGTTTTTCATGTGCCAAACCTGAAAAAGTGCTTATCAGTCGAAACCCTCGTTGTTCCACTTGATGAGATTACGGTGAACGAGAATCTCGAGTTTGTTGAAGAACCGGTCGAGATCATGGACAAGGAAGTGAAGCGTACGAAATAAAGCCGCATTCCAATtatgaaagttcgatggaatacCAAACGCAGACTTGAATTCACaagggaacgcgaagatcaaatgaggaAGAAATACCCTCACCTCTTCTCTGGTCCTTAAGGATAGCGTacaaaaagaatttcgggacgaaattccctttaatggggggatgatgtcacatcTAGAAAATTCAAGTCAAAACCAACTCCAAGAGCCTTGTATATGCAAGTGTTTTAATTATGATACAactatgatatataattaaggttCATTTTATTTTAAACCCTAATGATTATAGCACAACTAATGTGAATCATAATATAGACATAAAGGCTTGTGTATATATTACAATATTGAATAGTTGAATTATAAGGCCAACATAATTAAACTAatgagaccataaacacctttattAGAACAAGTTAGATCATGAACACATTCCTAGGCAACACATTGGGTGTACACACTCTAAAATACCGAGTTAGACCATGAACACATTCCTAGGAAACTATTTGGGCGTAAACATATTCAATACTCCCAATTTAGACCATGAACACATTCCTAGGCACTATTTAGGCGTAAACACCCTAAAATATCTTAGCTAGGCTGTGAACACATACCTAGGTAGATTTTAGGGTGTAAACTGCTTAAATAATCCACCTCTTGACCATCAACACACTCCTAGTTGACATATGGAGCGTAAACCCCTTCCCATGAACacctttaggccgtaaaccctcCACTTGGTCACTATTAGGCCGTAAACCCAAAAGAGAAAAGGAATATGGACCATAAACCCCTTTGGTGGACCTTCCATGAGCTAAACACCTAGATATTTCAAGGTGTTTACGGATTTGTGAGTTTTCAAATGCGATTTCCCATGCAATCCCTGTAAAACACGTAGTAACCTTATGTAACAAAGCTTTACCCACCAGAAAACCATGCAAGTGTCAAGTCACCCCCTTATCCTTATGAGGAGCATAAACACTACTCTGCAATACACTAAATTCATTTTCACCCACTGAGAACTCCGTAAACACTCTCAAGAATTCAATCCAAGTCTAGAAGCCATTTCTTCTATAACTCCTTCTAATATTTTGTAAGTAATTCGTGCCTAGCTAGATAATTCATACATTTAATTGTTGAAACTCTTCTAAATCACACATAACTTCATGTATTAACAACATTAGGGTATCAAAATCCTCAAGAAGTTTATCCAACACTTCAAGTGTTCTAGGCTCCAATATTTATCTCACCTCCTCCAACCGCACTTTCTTCAACCCAAGGTGACCTTCATACCCCACTCTTTTCAAGTTTTCATTCTTttaggggaatacaagtcaaatattgCTAAATCCTTGGATAATTGCATGTATTTGTATGTTTAGGTGTTTATGTGTGTTGAAATGATATTATTTCATGTTAATACTTCATAGACTTGAGATTTCACAAACCTCATGATGTTAGAACTAAGTTATCTTTGTATAGATCTAGATATTttgttttataaacataaaactaAGCTATTAGGtaaatatatgatgagttacaccaaaattgtaaattttttgttaaaaatactTTTACCACTAAAACTTGTGCAAACTTTGAGACATTAtaaatttcatgtatttatttgagATTTTAGTGGAACTAGTGAAAATATTTTAGTCATAACAAGAATAAAATATTTTGGTTGCAAAGATATCCATAAAATTTTGGGTATGTCAAAACACCCTACAAAACatggttatttttctaaaataaatgTGCTAGTAAATCAATCATGTTATGTTGCTACTATCTCAAGGGTTTTGAAACTTGGAACATTATGTCATATTTATAACTTTTTGCAAGTTAATAAAGTATTAGGGattatttataaatattcaaTATAAATAATTTCATCAAGAAAATATACAAAACAAGGCTTTTATGACATATTTATTCGTATGTCATAAACTGCCATCATAAAACTTTCAAAAACACAATTGATAAGCTGTATGTCATAAAGCagaaaaatgtgtgtcataaagCTGGAGTCATAATTTTACACaaagaaattattatttgcattatTTAAAAATGGGAGAAAACTCACGTACATTCcattaaggctcttgtgagactaGTCTTGTTTTCTCCGTTCTTGTGAGACTAGCCTTGGAGGGGGAGcaggataattgtgtatagatctatatggggttgacaccccATACCTGTGTTGTTCGCCACagctagaccggccagtctaAGGCGACAAATATTTGGACCGTATCCGACTCCTGAAAACGTCAGGGTACGCGTTCTCATCATATCtttatggttataacaactcgcATAGAGTAGGGTCCTAGTGACATTGGAATTGCGTGGAATATACACCCGTTAGTTTTATAAAATACCAAACCAGGTTTCGTATATTTTGTAAACTAATTTCACAACTTCGGTCTTAGGGTCTTTAAGACTACAACATCTTTTATATACAGAAAATATAGGACTTTTTCGGAACACCCTCTTTTTAGTATCAACAAAGGAAAACCAAGGAACATGCATGCAATTATACATGGAAATAAGACtcataaactactttttatagaAATTATTGGATTTGTTGGACTTTTACAAATTCCTATGAACAAGATAATACAAAGATTTTCTACAactatgcttatgaactcaccaacattctatgttgacgcttttcaaaatgacttataTTCTCAGGGACTCAGTGATCAGGTACTCGAGCCTCACATCTGGACACATTACTATTTTTTTTGAGACATCATACTTTTGGTGATTTTGTGTAATTCAAAGAACAAATACACTTTGTAATACACTGAATATTGTTATATTGTGTTGTACGATGTTTGGTTGTTATGTATCATTTATATTCAACTGCGATGATATTACTCAATGATGTCAACCGCCCCCGGATGTTTTTGccgtcctggttcgggggtgtgacacttaggACCCCcatttattttttaaagtttttctaataaataaataaatcaataaacaataaTTACAAATAGAACAATAaatcaaaaaagaaataaataagggcaaaatggtcttttatgtATAGAGGGATGAAGCGTGCAACTTTTAACCAAACGATAGATGTAGTTACCATGAATGACAATTTAAATGGAAACAAGTGAAGAGTGATGGGGGTTGGGTGGTAGTTATGTTAAAAACATAAGAGGTATGTTAGTCGTTGATTGTGTGCTACTCGGTAGTTCGACGTAATGTATGAAGATGTGTTATCCGATAGTAGTTACCATGGAAGGTATGAAGGTTAGATGGTAGTtagattaaaaaacataaaagaaaaacaaacatcATACGAAAACCCACATAGTGCATCTCATCATGACACTCACTACATTACATAAGAAGAAAATAGAGAGTTTGAAGTGGTCAACATGTAATAGGGGAATACTTAGTCCGCTTTTCCATTCCTAAAGTTAGGGTAATCTCTATAAAATTCTTAATGTCTTGACCTAATTAATGAGAAATGACAGGATACCAGTTAAATCTATGAAACCGGCCAAAAGggatttttccaaaattttagcTAGTATTCTATGTTTTTTAGTAAATGAAATTTAATTTGAAAGTTTTTCATAAACTGAACTAATATTGAGATTTTACATTTCTCTTTTTATAACACTACCTATTATGCAAATATTGTTGTTAAACAAACATCTCCATTACTCCATAAGAGCAAATATTATATAAATAACTTGATTtctatataaaacatacaataTTCTTATTACAAGGAAATTACAAGAAGACAACATAACCAGACATACATGGTATATCTTTATTCTTAGATACAAATTTCACTAGTAAATTAATATGAAAACATATACCAACTTTATAAGCATTTTTTGACTAGCCAATGGTTGGGGTACTTATGACAATCCCCTTTTTGTTTACCCAAACATAAACCCTATCACATATGTATATCTGAAGTATTATCGTTCCTTCTAGAATAGTTTGTGCATTAACcagtttgttttctttttctattGTGGTTACAGCACAGTCTCCATCCTCCCCGACCAACTCCGGCCATGATGTTTTACCTACAAATTAAATACATGAagctaaatttaaatttaaaaacttgTTAACAATATATTTATAAAGTACATCTATAAATATCCCAAATAAGAAAGAATACCTTCCTCGACTTGTTCACATGTTGATGCCATCTCTTTGCTTATAATGTACTTGTGTATTTGCTTTGTGCGTTTGTAGTGTATTTGGTATTTTGGTCAAGTTTTGATGGGTTATTTATAGCATAGGGACGATGATTTTGGATATTTATTTAATATTCTTATTCCTTTTGTGGTTGCGGCATCGTGTGGGTAAGAATGATGTGTCACGAGTCAAAGATTTGCCTAACCTTTTGGACGGGAATACATGACGATTAACTAAGATTATTTTATAACCAACTAGAAAGGATGCACATGCTTCCTACGGGTCTAGAGTGTATCCATATTTGACCTTCTCATCCTCACCATATTGAGAAG includes:
- the LOC111919126 gene encoding inhibitor of trypsin and hageman factor — translated: MASTCEQVEEGKTSWPELVGEDGDCAVTTIEKENKLVNAQTILEGTIILQIYICDRVYVWVNKKGIVISTPTIG